A window from Cryptosporangium phraense encodes these proteins:
- the rpsF gene encoding 30S ribosomal protein S6, translated as MRHYEVMVILDPDLEERTVQPSLDTFLNVIRTAGGSVEKVDVWGRRRLSYEINKKVEGIYAIVDLNSEPPAVAELDRQLNLNESVLRTKVIRPDQR; from the coding sequence TTGCGTCATTACGAAGTAATGGTCATCCTCGACCCCGATCTCGAGGAACGCACCGTCCAGCCCTCGCTCGACACGTTCCTCAACGTGATCCGCACGGCTGGTGGCAGCGTCGAGAAGGTCGACGTCTGGGGCCGGCGTCGGCTCTCGTACGAGATCAACAAGAAGGTCGAAGGCATCTACGCCATCGTCGACCTGAACTCGGAGCCTCCGGCCGTCGCCGAGCTCGACCGTCAGCTGAACCTCAACGAGTCCGTTCTGCGTACGAAGGTCATCCGACCCGACCAGCGCTGA